A window of the Butyricimonas virosa genome harbors these coding sequences:
- a CDS encoding RNA polymerase sigma-70 factor, whose translation MKNLLQDNLEGNVTFKKIFVTYYARIVYFAFQIIGDREEAEDIAQDTFVNFWNQKENVSQHEVAIKNYLYLTAKNLCLNQIRHNNIVKDYQAKNQFSIFDDTDIVNAIVSSEISSRIYQAIETLPAQCREVTRMAYIQGLKNQEIADNLQISINSVRVHKQRAIHLLRDKLSKKDLLLMIIFEKKLNSF comes from the coding sequence ATGAAGAATTTACTACAGGATAATTTGGAAGGGAATGTTACTTTTAAGAAGATTTTTGTGACTTATTATGCCAGGATTGTTTATTTTGCGTTCCAAATTATAGGAGATCGGGAAGAAGCAGAGGATATTGCTCAAGATACTTTCGTGAATTTCTGGAATCAGAAAGAGAATGTTAGTCAACATGAAGTCGCTATAAAGAATTACTTGTATTTGACTGCTAAAAATCTTTGTCTTAATCAAATTAGGCATAATAATATCGTCAAGGACTATCAGGCTAAAAATCAATTTTCAATATTCGATGATACGGATATTGTGAATGCCATCGTTTCATCTGAAATTTCTTCCCGAATTTATCAAGCTATAGAAACTTTACCGGCTCAATGTCGTGAAGTTACTCGTATGGCATATATTCAAGGATTGAAAAACCAAGAGATAGCGGATAATTTACAAATTTCTATCAATAGCGTAAGAGTTCATAAACAACGTGCTATTCATTTACTTAGGGATAAATTGAGTAAAAAAGATTTGTTGTTAATGATAATTTTTGAAAAAAAGTTGAATTCTTTTTAG
- the uvrA gene encoding excinuclease ABC subunit UvrA encodes MEYREEEDNNIAIFGAREHNLKNIDLTIPRDKLTVITGLSGSGKSSLAFDTIYAEGQRRYLETFSAYARRFLGGMERPDVDKITGLSPVISIEQKTTNKNPRSTVGTTTEIYDFLRLLYARAGVAYSYATGSKMVKYTDEQILELLQRDFAGRRILLLAPVVKGRKGHYRELFENLRKNGFISARVDGELREITIGMSVDRYKMHDIEIVVDKIVMDQVDLKRLKNSVATAMKHGKGVMTVKDYESDEIKYYSRHLMCPDTGLSYKDPAPHTFSFNSPHGACKKCKGLGFVNEVAMEKIIPDNSLSIHAGGILPLGKYKASLIFYQIETILKKHGADIKQPIRDLPEEALTDILYGYPGQFRLENAEIGVSSNFLTTYEGILKYVTMQEENSTSKKANKWAEQFISVTTCDVCNGQRLNQEALHFYINGKNISELANMELSDLYEWVSNVEEHLEDKQKQIAGEILKEIRTRLKFMLDVGLEYLSLNRQSMTLSGGESQRIRLATQIGSQLVNVLYILDEPSIGLHQKDNRKLIHSLQELRDNGNSVIVVEHDKEMMENADYIVDLGPKAGRKGGEIMAIGGYSDILKSDSLTAQYLKGEKVITIPAERRAGNGKKISLKGCTGNNLKNVNVDFPLGKLICVTGVSGSGKSSLVNGTLHPILSAYFYNALAAPLPYKSIEGMTEIDKVVVVDQSPLGKSPRSNPATYTGLFTDIRKIFEKLPESQIRGYTAGRFSFNVSGGRCEVCKGAGVKTIEMNFLPDVYVHCEACDGKRYNKETLEVRYKGKSIGDVLNLTINQAVEFFENLPHLQSKLKMLQDVGLGYIKIGQPCTTLSGGESQRIKLATELSKKDTGSTLYILDEPTTGLHFEDINILLGVLQKLVDKGNTVIVIEHNLDVIKVADYLIDMGPGGGKMGGTVVCTGTPEEVAQNKKSVTAPFLREELGMK; translated from the coding sequence ATGGAGTACAGAGAAGAAGAAGATAACAATATAGCCATATTTGGTGCCAGAGAGCATAATCTAAAAAATATAGATCTGACGATTCCACGGGATAAGTTGACGGTGATTACCGGGTTAAGCGGGAGTGGAAAATCATCCTTGGCTTTTGATACGATATATGCCGAAGGGCAGCGTCGGTATCTGGAAACTTTTTCCGCATACGCCCGTCGTTTTCTGGGAGGGATGGAACGTCCGGATGTGGATAAGATTACCGGGTTAAGTCCTGTGATTTCAATTGAACAGAAAACTACGAATAAAAATCCACGTTCTACGGTCGGAACGACCACCGAGATTTATGACTTTTTGCGTTTACTTTATGCCCGTGCAGGGGTGGCTTACTCGTACGCTACAGGTAGTAAGATGGTAAAGTACACGGATGAACAGATATTGGAATTGTTGCAGCGTGATTTTGCCGGGCGGCGTATCTTGTTGTTGGCTCCCGTGGTAAAAGGACGTAAGGGACACTACCGGGAGTTATTCGAGAATTTAAGGAAGAATGGTTTTATCTCGGCACGGGTGGACGGTGAGTTGCGGGAAATAACGATCGGGATGAGTGTTGATCGTTACAAGATGCACGACATTGAAATCGTGGTGGATAAAATTGTCATGGATCAGGTTGATCTGAAACGCTTGAAGAATTCCGTGGCCACTGCCATGAAACATGGTAAGGGCGTGATGACGGTAAAAGATTACGAGTCTGATGAGATTAAATATTATAGCCGCCATTTGATGTGTCCGGATACCGGGCTTTCCTATAAAGATCCGGCCCCGCATACTTTTTCTTTCAATTCGCCTCACGGGGCTTGTAAGAAATGTAAGGGATTGGGATTTGTCAACGAGGTGGCAATGGAAAAGATTATCCCGGATAATTCATTATCCATTCATGCCGGGGGAATCCTACCTCTTGGAAAATATAAGGCTTCCCTTATTTTCTACCAGATCGAAACGATTCTGAAAAAACACGGTGCCGATATTAAACAACCGATCCGGGATTTGCCCGAAGAGGCCTTGACGGATATTTTGTATGGTTATCCGGGGCAATTCCGTTTGGAGAATGCGGAGATCGGGGTATCGTCCAATTTCCTCACGACGTACGAGGGAATATTGAAGTATGTTACCATGCAGGAGGAAAATTCGACTTCCAAGAAAGCGAATAAATGGGCGGAACAGTTTATTTCCGTGACGACCTGTGACGTGTGTAACGGTCAACGTTTGAACCAGGAAGCTCTACATTTCTATATAAACGGGAAGAATATTTCCGAGTTGGCCAATATGGAATTATCTGATTTATACGAGTGGGTCAGTAACGTGGAGGAGCATCTGGAGGATAAACAGAAACAGATTGCGGGGGAGATTTTGAAGGAGATCCGGACTCGATTGAAGTTTATGCTTGATGTCGGCTTGGAGTATCTTTCCTTGAATCGCCAGTCCATGACGTTATCGGGAGGGGAGTCTCAGCGTATTCGTCTGGCGACACAGATCGGTTCACAGTTGGTTAACGTCCTTTATATATTGGATGAACCGAGTATCGGGTTGCATCAAAAGGATAACCGGAAGTTGATTCATTCTTTACAGGAATTGCGGGATAACGGTAACTCGGTGATCGTGGTGGAGCATGATAAGGAGATGATGGAGAATGCCGATTACATCGTGGACTTGGGACCCAAGGCGGGAAGAAAAGGAGGGGAGATTATGGCTATCGGGGGGTATTCCGATATTCTGAAAAGTGATAGTCTGACGGCACAATACTTGAAAGGGGAGAAGGTTATCACTATCCCGGCGGAACGTCGTGCAGGGAATGGAAAGAAGATTTCCCTGAAAGGATGTACCGGAAATAATCTTAAAAATGTGAATGTCGATTTTCCTCTGGGGAAATTGATTTGCGTGACCGGGGTGAGTGGAAGTGGAAAATCTTCTTTGGTTAATGGAACTTTGCATCCGATATTGAGTGCTTATTTTTATAATGCTTTGGCTGCACCGTTACCTTATAAATCGATAGAAGGGATGACTGAAATCGATAAGGTCGTGGTGGTGGATCAAAGCCCGTTAGGTAAAAGCCCTCGTTCTAATCCGGCAACTTACACGGGATTGTTTACCGATATTCGGAAGATATTTGAAAAGTTACCGGAATCACAAATCCGGGGATACACGGCCGGACGTTTTTCCTTTAACGTGAGTGGAGGACGTTGTGAGGTTTGTAAAGGTGCGGGAGTGAAGACCATCGAGATGAATTTCCTTCCGGATGTTTACGTGCATTGTGAAGCTTGTGATGGTAAACGTTACAACAAAGAAACTTTGGAGGTTCGCTATAAAGGAAAATCCATCGGCGATGTGTTGAACCTGACGATTAATCAAGCGGTAGAGTTTTTTGAAAATCTGCCTCACCTGCAATCCAAATTAAAGATGTTACAGGATGTCGGGTTGGGGTATATCAAGATCGGACAACCTTGTACCACGTTAAGCGGGGGAGAGTCTCAGCGCATTAAATTGGCCACCGAGCTTTCGAAGAAAGATACCGGAAGTACGTTATATATACTGGATGAGCCTACAACCGGACTTCATTTTGAGGATATTAATATATTGTTGGGAGTGCTACAAAAGCTGGTTGATAAAGGAAATACCGTAATCGTTATCGAGCATAATTTGGATGTGATTAAAGTGGCCGATTATCTTATCGATATGGGACCCGGCGGAGGTAAGATGGGAGGTACCGTCGTTTGCACCGGAACGCCGGAAGAAGTTGCTCAGAATAAAAAATCCGTGACGGCTCCTTTCTTGCGAGAGGAGTTGGGGATGAAATGA